The genomic region GCCGTCGCCCGCCCGATCGAGCCGGCGAGGAAGCCGAACTCGCCCAGCACCACCGCCACCCGGCGCCCGCGCAGCACGCCCTCGCCGGTCACCACCGCCTCGTCGGTGCCGGCCTTCTCGCGCGCCGCCGCGAGCTCGGCGGCGTACTGCTCGCTGATCTCGCCGTACGCCGGTGCCTCGTCCCAGCCGCGCCACGACCCCTCGTCGAGCACGAGGTCGATGAGGTCGTGGGAGGTCAGCCTGGCCATGCGCCGAAGAGTAGGCCGTCGGCGCGTTTGAGGAGCAGGTCCGGTGGCCATGCTCACGGTGACCCCGACCCGAGGACGCCTGTGAGCACACCTGACAGCCCGACCCCTGACCGCAAGCCGGTCCCGCCCGTGCTCTACCTCCCGGTCCGTCCGGGGTCGTCGGCCGAGGAGCCCGAGGTCGAGATGCGCCGGCTCGCCGACGGTCGGGTCGCGCTGCTCGTCTACACCGCCCTCGACCGGCTCGCGGCCTGCTGCGGCCCTGCCCAGCCGTGGGTCCTGTACCGCACCGACCAGCTCGGCGAGCTCGGGCGGACCTCGCCCTACGACGTGGTGGCCATGGACCAGCCGCTGCCCCGCGAGCAGTGGCACGGCGCGGAGGCCGCGCGATGAGCGACATCCGCATCAGCGACGCCGACGCCCGCGTGGTGGCGGGGCTGCACGAGACGGGCGCCGAGGGGATCGAGGGCACCGCCCCGACGCTGCCCGGGTCCGTCGACGGCGGCCTGGCCAGCGGCATCCTGGGCACCATCCTCGCCCAGCTGGTCTCCGACGCCGACGACCTGGCCCTGGCCAACCGGGGCACGGCGGGCGTCCTGCGCGCCGTCGCCGCCGACTTCTACGGGACCGACCAGGAGGTCGGCGCCGAGTTCACCCGGATGCAGACGGACGTCGACCCCGGCGGGGACCACCCGTGATCGACACCGGGGTCGAGGGGAGCGCCGCGTCGGTCCGCTCCGCCGCGACGTACCTCAGGTCCACGTTGCGGCAGGCGGTGGACGCCGCCGGCGACGACGCTGCCACCGCCCGCTCGCGCGCCCTGGCGACCTGGGACGGGCAGGCGTCGGTCGCCTACCGCGGCTTCGCCCGACAGCTGGTGCAGGCCGCCGACGAGCAGGTCGACCACCTGCGCGAGGCCGGTCAGCGCTTCGATGCCTACGCTGGTCGTCTCGAGCGCCTGCAGGAGCGGATGGCGTCGCGCCGGGGTGAGGCCGCCGCGGTGGGCCTCACTGTCGCCGGCGAGGTCATCGAGCGCCCGGCCGACGCGGTCGCGCCCGCCGACCTCGGCCCGGGGCCGACACCGGCCCAGTCCGACGCGCACGCCGACCGGGTGGCAGCGTTCCAGCAGCAGCTGACGAGGGTCGAGACCTACAACCGGCTGCTGGGCGAGGTGCAGGCCGACCTGAGCGAGCACCAGCAGTGGATCGAGGAGCGGTTGCAGGGCTTCTGGTCCGACGTCCACGGGCCGAGCCTGGCGACCGTGGTGACCGACGTGCTGGGCAAGCTGCCCGCCGCGGTCACCGGCTTCGGCATCGACGCCCGGACCCGCGCCCTCAAGGAGGCGGCCGAGCGGGCCCGGGTCGAGGGAGCCCGTCTGCGCGACGAGGCGCGGGAGGCCAAGGCGCAGCGTCGCTCGGGCAACCCGGCGCGCCGCGCGGCCGGCGAGGCCGTCGACGTGCGAGGCAACCGCGCCGCCGCACGCGGGCTCGACGCCCTCGCGGAGGGATCCGAGCGGGTGGTTCGCCGTCTCCCGGTGATCGGGACGATCGCCACGCTCGGGTTCGCCGGATCCGAGGTCGCGGGCGGCGCGTCTCCCTCGACGGTCGTCGTCGGTGAGGTGGGCGGGGTCGTGGGCGGGGTGCTCGGCGGAGCCGCGGTCGTCGGGGGCGCGGCGCTCCTCGGTGTGGGGGCGCCCGTGATCGCCGTCGCCGCGGGGGCCGCGGTGGTGGGAGTCGGCGTGGGCCTCGCCGCGGAGTACGCCTACGAGAGCTGGGTGCCCGACGAGGTCCGCGACAAGATCGACCAGGGCCTCGAGGACTTCGGCAGCGGGGTCGTGGACGTCGCCGGGGACGTCGGCGACGCCCTGACCTTCTGGAACTGAGACGATGCGGTCCGTGAGCGCCACTGACGACCGGACGGCACACCGACAGGTGGTCCGGCTCCCCGTCGGCCACCGATCACTGCCCGCCCTGCCGCTCGGGCGCACGATCGGCACGCACCTGCTCGTGGGCCTGACGGTCGCGCTCGCCGGACTCGGCTTCGTGGCCGGGGCGACGGACGGCTGGGGTGTCCTGATCGCGGTGCAGGCGACGGCGCTGCTCGTCGGAGGCTGGTCGGTGCTGCTGCTCGGCACCCTGCTGCCCGCCACGCTGCACCGCGGACGCCTCGTGGTGCGTCGCCGCCCCGACCGCCTCGAGCTCCCCGGCTCGCGCCTGCTTGCCGGGTTGCTGGTCGCGCTGCTGGCGCTGATCCTGCTGCTGCCGCTCACGCTGCTCGGCTCCTGGGCCGCCCGCGGGAGCCTGGAGGGGTCGGCGGGGGCGGTCGTGCTCGCGCTGGTGCTGCTGCCGCTGGGCCTCCCGCTCCTCGTGCAGGTGCTCAGCGGACGGCTGCGGGCCCCGTCGCTGGTGCTCGACGCCGACGGCGTCACCTCGCGCAGCTGGCGCAGAGCGACGGCCGTGGCGTGGGCCGAGCTGGCCGAGGTGCGCCTCGTCGCCGACCCCGGGCGTCGGCTGGTGCTGCACGCCTCCACCGTCGCCGCCCGTCGTACGACGCTCGGCGCGGCCTCGACGTCGCTCGGAGCCCGCACGGTCGGGGGGCCGGTCGTCGCAGCCGACGAGGTGTCGGTGCCGGTGGCGTTCCTGGGCTCCGACGCGACCCTCGTCGCCGACCTGCTCGAGGCATGCCGCACCGACCCGACCCGCTGGGCCGACGTCACGACAGGGCCCTGAGCACCTCCTGTTCCTCGGCCCGGGTCAGCCCGGTCACCACCGCGTCGGGGGTGGCCCGCAGCCACGCCAGCGTGTCGGTGGCGGTCTCGCCGACCGGTCGCACACGCAGCCCGGCGTCGCGCGAGGGTGTCCAGTCGTGGGCGAGCATGCCGTCGTACGCCGGGCGCGGCAGCCACAGCGGCAGCGAGCGCGGGCCCATCCAGGGCGCCACCCCCGCGGCCTCGAGCGTCTCGTCGTCGGCCCACACCCAGCGCGGCGTGGCGCCGACCCCGGCGGCCACCTCGTCGAGCAGCCGGCCGAGCGGCATCGCGGGCCCGACCCCGTCGAAGACGCCGGTCAGGCCGCGTTCGGCGGCGTCGACCAACCAGCGGGCCAGGTCGCGCACGTCGATCACCTGCACCAGGTCGTCGGGCGACCCGCCGGCCAGCACCGGCTCTCCGTCGCCGGCTCCGCCGAGCCGTGCCGGCCAGTAGGTGAAGCGGCCGGTGGGGTCGCCGGGCCCGACGATCAGCCCGGGCCGCACCACGCAGGCCTGGCCGGCCTCGTCGAGCACCGCCTGCTCGCAGGCCACCTTCAACGGCCCGTAGGCATCGGGCTCCTCCCGCAGGTCGGCGTCGTCGCGGGGCTCGCGCAGCGGCAGCGTGCCGGGCCGCCCGCCGGGGGTGGCGTCGTCGGCGTAGACGTTGATCGTGGACACGAAGGTCCAGCGCGCCCCGGGCCACGCCGCGACCGCCGCCCGCACCCACGACGGCGAGCGCGCCACGTCGACCACGGCGTCGTACGCCGTCGAGGTCAGCTCGTCGGGGAGCCCGGCGAGCCGGTCGACGGGGACGTGGCGCACGCCCTCGGGCACCGACCCGGACGAGCCGCGGCAGGCGGCGGTGACGTCGTGGCCGCGCGCGACCGCCTCGAGCGCCACCGCCCGCGAGAGGAAGACCGACCCGCCCAGCACCAGGAACCGCATGGGGCCATCGCAGTGCATCGGGGTCGCCGGCGCAACGGACTTGTCAGCCTTCTCCTGCGCTTGATGGGTGGTGCAACCCCTGACAAGCGCAGGAGTCCCCGGCCGGCCGGGGACTCCTGCAGCCGCCGGCACTACCCCCGCGCCGGCGTCACCGCTCCCAGCAACCAGTCGTCGAAGAACCCGGCGAGGTCGCGCCCGGAGCGCTCCGACCACCACGCGGTGAGCTCGTCGTACGACGACGTGGAGTTCTGGTGCTCGGCCGGCCAGGCCCGCACCAGCTCGAAGAACAGCTCGTCGCCGAGGTCGCGGCGCAGCTCGTGCCACATCAGCGCGGGGCCGTAGTAGATGTTGGACTCGCCGAAGGTGGCGGGGTCGTAGTCGGCGGGCGGGCCGGCCGCGGCGCGCTCCTCGTCCTCGAAGGAGGCCCAGTAGTCCATCAGCTGCTCGAGCGTGTAGTCCTCGTGCTCGACCTCCCACATGCCCTGCAGGTACATCGCCATGCCCTCGTTCATCCACACGTCGCGCCAGTCCGCGGGCGTCACGTCGTCGCCCCACCAGTGGTGCGCGAGCTCGTGCACGACCACCGCGGGCGAGGTGGCGTAGTCGGTCATCCCGAGCGTGATCATGGTCTGGGTCTCCATGCCGCTCTCGCTGTCGACCAGCAGGATGCCCAGGGTGTCGAAGGGGTAGGGGCCCAGGATCTCCTCGAGCCAGGCCAGCCCCTCGGGCGTCGGCGCCAGGGTGCGCGCGAGGCGCTGCCGCTCACGCGGCACCCAGTACTGGATCGGCACCCCGCTGGCCGAGTCGTCCTCGGTGAGCACGTAGTCGCCGGTCGCGATCGTCATCAGGTACGACGCCGCCGGCTCGGCCAGGTGCCAGGTCGTGGTGCGCAGCCCGTCGGCCTCGGTCGTGTCGACCAGCTCACCGTTGGCGACGCCGGTGAACGGCTCGGGCACGGTCACGGCGATGTCGTAGAGCGCCTTGTCGGAGGGGTGGTCGTTGACGGCGTACCAGGTGTAGGCGCCGTGCGGCTCCTGCATCGTCCAGGTCGAGCCGTCGGGCATCGTGGTCCAGCCGTTGGTGGCGAAGTCGCCGCGGGTCGTCGGCGCGGGCACCGGCAGCGGGGTGCCCTCGAAGTCGAGTGCGAGCTCGTAGCGCTCGTCGGCCTCCACGTCGGCGACCACGACCAGGTCCTTGCCCTCGTGGCGGAAGTCGGCCTCCTCGCCGTCGACCGTGACCGAGCCGACCCGCAGCTCGGGGCTCAGGTCGAGCTGCAGCTCGTCGTCGTCCTCGGTCGAGCGCAGCAGGAGCACCTGCTGCCCGGTCAGCACCTCGGCGTCGGGGTCCCACGCCAGGTCGAGGTCGTAGTGCAGCGCGTCGACGCCGGGGTCGCCGATGCGCGGGTAGACCGAGTCCTCGACCGGTTCGCTGAGCGCGACGTCGAGCGCCGGGTCGTCCACGCCGTCGTACGCCGCCGCCCCGGCCGCGGCCGGCACCACGAGGGCCGGTGCCTCGGCGCCGGCCGGCCGCTCGAGCAGCGGCTCCTCGGCCGTGCCCGAGCAGGCGGCGAGCGCCAGGAGGGGGACAGCCAGCAGCGCGCGCCTCACGCGTCGTCCCCGCGCAGCAGCGGGCGGGCCAGGCGCCGGCCGTGGTGGATCTGGGCCTTGACGGTGCCGAGCGGGGCGTCGACCAGGCGCGCGATCTCGTCGTAGGGCAGGCCGTAGACGTCGCGCAGCAGCAGCGGCTCGACCAGCTGGGGGTGCTCGCGCTCGAGGGTCTCCATCGCCTCGAGCAGGTCGAGGCGGGTGCCGGCGATGACGCTGGTGGTGCGCGGGTCGGGTCGCTCGAGACGGCCGCCGCCCTCGGCCTGCGGGTCGGCGGGCACGGCCTGGTTCCTCATCCGGCGGTAGGTGGTGCGTGCGCTGTTGACCGCGACGGCGTGCATCCAGGTGGTGAAGCGGCCGCGTCCGGCCCAGCCGCCGATCTTGCCGGCGATGTTGATCAGCGCCTCCTGGCAGGCGTCCTCGGCGTCGGCGGAGTGCGGCAGCACGCCCTGGCAGACCCGCAGCGCCCGCGGGCGGACGGCGGTCAGCAGCTCCTCGAGGGCAGGGCGGTCACCGGCCTGCGCCCGCCGGGCCAGGTCGTCGATCTCGTCGGCGTCGTACGCCCGCGGTGCGCCCACTGGTCTCCTTTACCTCCATGGCCCATCATGCCTGGGTGTCCACCGGCCAGCGGATCCCCCAGCGCCTCGGCCGCTACGCCGTGCGCCGGCGCATCGGCTCGGGCGGCTTCGCGACCGTGTGGCTGGCCTACGACGAGCACCTCGACTCCCCGGTCGCGGTGAAGGTCCTGGCCGACAACTGGACCGACGACGCGCAGGTGCGACGCCGCTTCCTCGAGGAGGGACGCTACCTGCGCCGCGTCGAGTCGCCGCACGTCGTGAGCGTCTACGACGCCGGCGAGCTCGACGACGGCCGGCCCTACCTGGTGATGTCGTACGCCGACCAGGGCACCCTGGCCGACCGGCTCGAGATCGACGGGCTCAGCGCCGCCCAGTCGCTCGAGATCGTGCGCCAGGTGGGCTCGGGGCTCGCCGCGCTGCACGCGCGCGACATCCTGCACCGCGACGTGAAGCCGGCCAACGTGCTGTTCCGCACCGTCGAGGGCGAGGTCCGCGCGATGCTCGGCGACCTCGGCCTGGGCAAGGCGCTCGACGTGTCGTCGCGGCTGACGATGGTCGCCGGCAGCCCCTCCTACGTGGCGCCCGAGCAGGCGCAGGCCGAGGCCCCCGACGCCCGGGCCGACCAGTACTCCCTGGGCGCGGTCGCCTACCTCCTGCTCGCCGGGCGACCGGCCTTCTCCCACGCCAGCCTGCGCGCCGCGGCCGACCCGCAGCCGCCCGCGCCGCTGGGCGGCGACCTGCCCGCGGCCGTCGACGGCGTCGTACGCCGCGCGCTGGCGGTCGAGCGCGAGGAGCGCTGGCCCGACGTGGAGACGTTCGTGGCCGAGCTGGCCGCGGCGCTCGAGCCGGCGGTGCGCGGGGCCGGGGGCGCGGCGACCGCGCCCTGGCTGCCGGTCGACCCCGAGCTGACCCAGCCCGGCAACCGGCCCTCGCTGCACGTGCCGTCGGCGCCGCTGTCCGAGCCCGAGCCGCCGACGCGCCGGCGTCGACGCGGCCTGGTCGCCGCGACCGTCGTGGCCGGCCTGCTGGCCGCGGCCGGCGGTGCCTGGGCCGGGCACGCGATCGAGCGGGAGGCACGCCCCGACCTGCGCGTGGTGGGCGACGAGGGCGGCACCCTCTCGGTCGAGGTGCCGGCCGACTGGGAGCGCAGCGTCGGCGGCTCCGGCTGGGCCGGCCCCGACGGCTCCGGCTCCTACGCCGCCCTCTCGGTGGGCACCGACCCGGCCTGGACCGACCCGCGTCGCGAGGCCGAGGGCGTGTTCCTGGGCCTGATGCCCGGCAGCGCCCTGCCCGAGCTGATGCCGACCCACCCCGAGTGCGACCAGGAGCAGTCGCCGGTGGTCGAGGAGGGCGAGAGCCCGTCGGTCACGGTGCTGCACACCGGCTGCGGCGGGTCGGGGGTGACGGTCGAGCGGGTGGTGCAGGTCGCCGGCAACCGGCTGTTGTGGGTGCAGGTGCGCAGCCTCGACCGGGCGGCCGCCAACCGGGTGCTCGACAGCGTCGAGACCTCGGGCATCTGAGCGGGCCGGTCAGCTCGTCCACTCCTCCTGCACCAGCGCGAGCGCCTCGGGGCAGGTCAGCCCCAGGGCGCGGGCGGCGCTGACGTAGTCGGCGACCAGCGCGCGCAGGTCCGGGCTCGGCGTACGGGCCGAGCGGACGAAGGTGCCGCGCCTGCCGTGGGTGTCGATGAGGCCGTCGGCCTCGAGCTCGCGGTAGGCCCGGGCCACGGTGTTGGGCGCGAGCCCCAGGTCGGCCGCCATCTGCCGCACGGTGGCCAGGCGCGTGCCCGCCGCGAGGCTGCCGCTCGCGACCATGGCCGCGATCTGCGCGCGCAGCTGTTCGTACGGCGGCACGCTGGAGGCGGTGTCGATGGCGATGCTCACGGCAGGGTGCTCTCCTGCTGGGGTGACGGCTGCTTCTCGTCGCGGATGGCCACGACCACGACCACCACCGACGCCAGCGTCAGCACCGCCAGCCCCGCGCTGAGGAGGAGGACCGGGAGGGGCAGGTCGCGGATGGTCACGGCCGCGGCGAAGAGGGCGATCGCCGCGCTGAAGACGGCGATGAAGAAGGCCTGGTAGGGCAACGCATCGACGGTCTTGGCCACGAGGGCCCTCTGCCACGCCAGCCCGTCGGGCGAGCTGGCGACCAGGGGGCGGGTCACGACCGCGGTGACGACCCACTGGTGGGCGAGGGTCAGCACGAGGCCGAGCGCGCAGGTGACCAGCGCGCGCCGGGTCGTCGGACCGTCGTACGACGTCGCGATGACCAGTGCGACCACGAACGCGGCACCCGACACGACCGGGGCGAGCCGCAGCCGCAGAACGCGGGAGCGGCTGCAGAAGTCCGACACGCGACGTCGGACCGGGTCAACGGTGCGCCGGGGACCGTCGACGAGGGGCGTGGTGCGGTAGCCGGCCAGGAGCGCCCCCGCGACGGCGCCGGTCATCGACCCGATGAGCACCTCGAACCAGTACCAGGGCAGCTCGCCCCACTCGGGGAACATCGCGACGTGGGCGGCCGTGAGCCCCACGGTCCCACCGATCTGCGGGTAGAAGTAGCGCCGGGCGAGCTGAGGTCGCAGCCACTCACGCACCTCGGGCGTCAGGGGTGCCGGGACGCCCGCGGCGAAGGTCTCGAGCTCGGACTCGGCCTTCTTCCTCCGCACCCTGACCTCCACGACGGCGAAGAAGCCCGCGATGGCGAGGAGTCCCGACACGTACACGACGAATCTCATGGTGTGCTCCCCGGAGTTTGTGTCAATGCTTGACGCAACTGTAGCAGCACAACAACTTTCGGGACCTTGGTCAGGGTCGGACCAGGGCGGATCCCGATGGCCCGCAGCGCTCGGGCGATCCACACTGGAGTCATCAGCCACCACCAGGAAGGAACGCCATGACCGACATCCGTGCCAGCTTCGGCAACCAGGGGCTCGTGCGCCCGCGCGAGGGGAGGATCCTCGGCGGTGTCTGCGCCGGCCTGGGTCGCCGCTTCGGCCTCACCCCGTGGATCGCGCGGCTGCTGTTCGTGCTGATCCTGATGGTCGTGCCGGGCAGCCAGCTGCTGATCTACCCCGTGCTGTGGATCCTGATGCCCGACGAGGACAGGGGGGTGTAGCCGGCGCGGCTACGTTGGCTCGATGGAGCACCGGGGCGTCCTGATCATCGGCGGCGGCAACGCCGGCGTCTCGCTCGCGGCGCGGCTGCTGCGAGACGGCGCCGACGACGTCGCGGTCGTCGAGTCGCAGGCGGTGCACCGCTACCGCCCGCTGCTCAACTACGTCGGCTCGGGCGAGGCGACCATGTCGTCGCTCGAGCGACCCGCGGCCAAGGTGATGCCCGAGGGCGCCACCTGGATCGAGGACCAGGTCGTCGCGGTCGACCCCGCGGGCCCCAGCGTGCGGCTGGCCAGCGGCCGCGAGGTCGGGTGCACCACGCTCGTGGTCTGCCCCGGCCTCGAGGAGGACTGGGACGCCACCCCCGGGTTGCGGGAGGCCCAGGCGGCCGGCTGGGCCGGGTCGACGTTCGTCATCGAGACGGCCCCGGTCGTCTGGTCCGCCCTGCGCCACCTGCGCGCGGGCCGGGTGGTCTTCACGGTGCCGCCCGAACCGGCACCCTGCGGCGCGACCGCGCTCAAGCCGCTGTTCATGGCCTGCGACCACTGGCGCCGCCAGGGCGTGCTCCGCGACATCGAGGTGCACCTGGTGCTCCCCGGCCCGACGCCGCTCGGCCTGGCCGGGCCCGACGGGCGGCTCGAGCAGGTGCTGGCGTCGTACGGCGTGCGGGTGCTGCGCGAGGGTCGGGTCACCGGCCTCGCCGACCGCCGCGTCACCTTCACGACGCCCGCGGGGGAGGTCGAGCTCGACGACGTCACCTACGCGCACGTCGTGCCGCACTACCGGGCGCCGCGATGGGTCACCGAGAGCGACCTCGAAGGGGCGGGCGACGCCGGGCTCGTCGACGTCGACCCCCAGACGATGAGGCACCGCCGGCACCCGTCGGTCTGGTCGCTCGGCGACGTCGCCGACCTGCGCACCCGCCCCTCCGGCGGCGGCCTGCGCAAGCAGGTCGAGGTGCTCTCGCACAACATCACCACCGCCGGCTCCGAGCCCCCGCAGCACTACGACGGCTACACGGTCATGCCGATCACCACCTCCCGTCGTCGGCTGATGCTCGTCGAGGTCGACCGTGACGGGCGCCCTGCCCCCACCGTGCCGTTCCCCGACCTCACCAAGCCGCGGGTGATGACCTGGTACGCCGACCGCTACGGACTGCCGCTGACCTACTTCACGCGCATCCTGCGGGGGAAGGTCTGAGGGCACCGATGAAACGGTCGAGCACGACGGGTCTCAGCCTCATGACTGATCGACGACTGACGAGGCGGGCACGCCCGTGCTGACCGAGGTGGCGACGGGGACCCTGGTCCACCAGAGCGAGCTGCTGCGCAACAACACCGTGGTCGTCGAGGGCCGGAGCGGGGTGCTGCTCGTGGACCCCGGCATCACGTGGGCCGAGATGACCTGCCTCGCGGGTGACGTCGGCGCCTTGGACCGGACTGTGGTGGCAGGGTTCGCCACGCACCCGGACTGGGACCACGTGCTCTGGCACGACGCCTTCGGCGACGTCCCGCGCTACGGCACTCGGCGCTGTGCGGCGCTCCTGCGCGCCTTTCGCGCGCAGGTGGACTGGCGGGACCATGCTGCGGCGGGCCTGCCGCCGGAGATCGCCGAGGACACGCCGCTGGAGCTGTACGGCCTCGTCGAAGGACTCCCCGACGGCGCCGCCGAGTTCCCCTGGGAGGGCCCGCGCATCCGGGTCGTCGAGCATCCCGCGCACTCGCCCGGGCACGCCGCCCTGGTCGTCGAGGACAGCGGGATGCTCATCGCGGGCGACATGCTCTCCGACGTCTTCATCCCGATGCTCGACGAGTTCGGCGCTGACAACGACCCGGTGGCGGAGTACCTCGTCGGACTCGACGTGCTCGAGGAGGCGGCGAGGGACGTCGACGTCGTCGTCCCCGGCCACGGTTCCGTCGCTCGAGGCCACGAGGTGGGCGCCCGGATCGAGCAGGACCGTGCCTACCTGCACGCCCTGCGCGACGGCCGTCGCCCCGACGACCCGCGCCTCGGCGACTCGGCCGAGCCGGGCTGGGAGTGGGTGGGCGACATCCACGAGGGGCAGGCTCGCAGCGTCACTCGCGAGGCGATGCGCCGGCGGCATGTGGACCTGCCGTGAGGAGCTTCCAGGCCACCAGCGCGAACCAGGTGGGCAGGAGCAGCCCGTAGAGCAGGTAGCCGAACCCGAGCACGGGTTGCAGCGCCTCGGAGACGACGCCCAGCGCGCCGGTGACCATGCCGACGTACGCCACCGTCCTGCCGAAGCAGCTGTGCCGCATGAGCGTGGACAGGACCAGGATGGCGGCGGCGGTGAGGACCCCGCCCCAGCCGACTGCGTTGGTGGCGGCGATGAGCGCGTCGGCCGAGCTGACCAGCGCCGCCCGCTCGGCCTCGGTGTCGGCCTCCACGTAGGAGCCGCTGAGCAGCACCAGCCCGCCGTGCAGCGACTGGGGGCTGCTGGCCGTGGCGAGGGCGATGACCTCGGAGACGATCCCGAGGAGGCCGCCGATGGCGGCGACCGACCTGTCGACGCCCTTGAGCGCCACGGCGACGGCGCCGAACACCACGAGCGCGGGCACCGCCAGCCCGACGAAGCAGACCAGCTGGGTCAGGTAGACGACCCGGTGGTCAGCGATGTACTCGAGCAGCTCCCGACCCTCGGTGGGCGGCAGCGGCGCCGTGAAGATCAGCACCACCGGGACCGCCACCAGCAGCACGTAGAGGACCGCCGCGTAGCCCCCGAACCTGTACAGGGTGCTCCAGGACATGTCCGGAGGTTCTGCGTCGCTGCCTGCGGCGCCGCGTGGCCTGCGCGTGGGCTCCATCAGGCATTGTCGACCTGGCCGGGTGCCCTTGGCCAGCGTCGCGCTGCCTCAGCAGCGCCACTTCTCGAGCTTGTGGAGCGGACGCGAGGATTTGAACCTCGACCTCTTCCCTGGAAGGGAAGCGCGCTGCAACTACACCACGTCCGCGGAGCCGGCCTCTGACGAGCCCGGCACGGGTCAACTATGGACTACCGCCAGGACCAGCCGGACCAAGGGGTCCACCTCCTCCGGACGCCGGGCCCAGGACCAGTGCGAGGATGCGTGGATGAGCTGGGGAGATGTCTGGGTCAACGGCGACAAGGTCCGACCCGGGATCGGCGCCACCGGCCCACAGGCGCCGTGGATCCGGGCGGGCGTCATCTCCTCGGAGGAGCGGGCGTTCGTCGAGGCGACGCAGCTGCTGCGGAGGACCCGCGGGGCGCACGCCCGAGCGGTCGAGTTCGACCTCCAGGTCACCTCCGCTGCCGTGAGCAAGGAGCGCGCCGGCACGGGCAAGGCCGTCGTCGGCTTTGAGCCGGACGGCTTGTGGCTCGCGGTGGACGTGACCCCGGCGGGGAGCACTGTCGAGGAGGCTCGCTTCGTGGTGTTCACCCAGCGCGTGCACGTCGTCGCCGGTGCCCGTCGCGCCGTGGAGCGAGGTGCGGGTGGCCGCTCACGAGGGACCATCCGGCTCCGCGGTCGCGCGCGATCCCGTGAGAGCGCCCTCGAGTGGGGCTACCGGCCGACTCGGGACTGACCGAGGGAGTCGGTTTGTGGGCGCCTCGCCGATTGAGCGCGCGACGAGAGAACGGTTTCAATCGCCGGCGGACCGCGTGCCAGACGACCGCTTCGACTGCTCCGATCAGGACCGCGTCGGCCGGGACGCGTCCGCTCCCATGGCTCCGACGACGACCCTGAGTGCGGCGAGGGCAGCAGCCGCTCGTGACACGCTGTGGGAGTGGCGAAGTCTCGATCCATACCCGAACTGGCAGCACGCGCTGAGCAGGTGCTTCTGCCAGTCGTTCGCGCGGGCGCGGACCCCGTCAGCTACGGCTGGTTGGCTGAGAGGATCACCGAACCAGGCGAGGCGCCCCTACCGGCACGGTTGATGGGTCAAGTGCTCACTCACCTTCGAGACCAAGGTGGAACCTGGTCCTGGTCCCCCCGCCTCACAGCCTTCGTGGTCGGCGCAGAGACCGGGAAGCCGGGCGTGGGCTATTTCGTGCCCGAACTGGCTGACGCTGCAGCGATCCGCAACCAAACCCATCAACGAGTCGTGTCAGGGGTCTACGACTCCGGAGAGTGAATTGATCCTTGAGGTGCACGACCTTGGTCGCATTGGGTGTGTGCCTCCCCCTCGGTCGCCGCGGCCGGCTGACGACCTTCACAGCGCGGCGAACGTGAGACTACGCTCGAAGAATGACAGAGCCGATCACCCCGAAGCAGTTGTCGGTGGAGCTGGGCGTCAGTGACAGAACCATCCGCCGGTGGCTCCGGGATCAGGGTTGGCAGAGCGTCCCCTACGCCCGCTGGGAACTGACATCGGATCAGGCGACAGAGGTCCGCGCGCACTTCCAGGGCTGACCTCTCAGACGACCTCTCGCACAGCACGACTCGCGACACGATCGCGGCGGGATGCCGTCGTGCCGATGTCCTCCACAGCATCGATCTGCGACTTCTCTCGAGTGTCGGCGGCGGGTGCTTGGCTGGTCTCATGCTCAAGGACGCGGTGGTGGAGGAGATGTCGGAGGAGGCTGTCCTCGACACCGCTGCCGAGCTCGC from Nocardioides salarius harbors:
- a CDS encoding PspC domain-containing protein; this encodes MTDIRASFGNQGLVRPREGRILGGVCAGLGRRFGLTPWIARLLFVLILMVVPGSQLLIYPVLWILMPDEDRGV
- a CDS encoding MBL fold metallo-hydrolase, producing MLTEVATGTLVHQSELLRNNTVVVEGRSGVLLVDPGITWAEMTCLAGDVGALDRTVVAGFATHPDWDHVLWHDAFGDVPRYGTRRCAALLRAFRAQVDWRDHAAAGLPPEIAEDTPLELYGLVEGLPDGAAEFPWEGPRIRVVEHPAHSPGHAALVVEDSGMLIAGDMLSDVFIPMLDEFGADNDPVAEYLVGLDVLEEAARDVDVVVPGHGSVARGHEVGARIEQDRAYLHALRDGRRPDDPRLGDSAEPGWEWVGDIHEGQARSVTREAMRRRHVDLP
- a CDS encoding FAD-dependent oxidoreductase; the encoded protein is MEHRGVLIIGGGNAGVSLAARLLRDGADDVAVVESQAVHRYRPLLNYVGSGEATMSSLERPAAKVMPEGATWIEDQVVAVDPAGPSVRLASGREVGCTTLVVCPGLEEDWDATPGLREAQAAGWAGSTFVIETAPVVWSALRHLRAGRVVFTVPPEPAPCGATALKPLFMACDHWRRQGVLRDIEVHLVLPGPTPLGLAGPDGRLEQVLASYGVRVLREGRVTGLADRRVTFTTPAGEVELDDVTYAHVVPHYRAPRWVTESDLEGAGDAGLVDVDPQTMRHRRHPSVWSLGDVADLRTRPSGGGLRKQVEVLSHNITTAGSEPPQHYDGYTVMPITTSRRRLMLVEVDRDGRPAPTVPFPDLTKPRVMTWYADRYGLPLTYFTRILRGKV
- a CDS encoding YfeC-like transcriptional regulator, with the translated sequence MTEPITPKQLSVELGVSDRTIRRWLRDQGWQSVPYARWELTSDQATEVRAHFQG